The nucleotide sequence GCGCGCGTTCCACACCCATCGACATACATCATTCGCTGAGCGCGCGGCACGCATGCGTGCCGCTGCCGACATTCTCGAGCGCGAAAAGCATCAGCTCGGCCGTACCATGACGCTCGAGATGGGGAAGCCGATCGCGGCTGCGGTGGCGGAGGCGGAGAAGTGCGCATGGGTGTGCCGCTACTACGCCGATCACGGCGAGCAATTCCTCGCCGATGAGCCGGTGGACACCGGCGCGGACCGTCGGAGCGCAATTCGCTATCAGCCGATCGGTCCGGTGCTCGCCGTGATGCCCTGGAACTTCCCGTTCTGGCAGGTATTCCGGTTTGTCGCACCCGGCCTCATGGCTGGCAACGTCGGCCTGCTCAAGCATGCGTCCAACGTACCGCAGTGCGCGCTCGCCATCGAAGACATCGTGCGTCGCGCCGGCTTCGATGACGGTGTCTTTCAGACGCTGCTCGTCGGATCCGACGTGGTAGACCGCATCATTCGTGACGCGCGCGTGCGCGCGGTTACGCTCACGGGCAGCGACCGGGCCGGTGCGGCGGTGGCACGCACGGCCGGCGAATCCCTGAAGAAGACCGTACTGGAGCTGGGCGGCAGCGATCCATTCATCGTGATGCCCGGCGTCGATCTCGTGAAGACGGCGGAGATCGCCGTCACGGCGCGCACGATCAACAACGGCCAGTCGTGCATCGCTGCAAAGCGGTTCATCATTGACGACGCCGTCTACGACGAGTTCGTGCCGCTGTTCGTGGAGCGGATGCGCGCACTGCAGCTCGGTGATCCCATCGATGAACGTACGCAGATCGGACCGCTCGCGACGGAAAACATCCGCGACGAGCTGGCGAAGCAGGTCGCCGACACCGTTGCCGCCGGCGCGCGCGTGCTCACGGGCGGCACCGTGCCGCAGCGCACCGGCTGGTTCTTCGAGCCCACCGTGCTGGAGAACATTCCCGAGGATTCGCCGGCATACCGCGACGAGCTGTTCGGCCCCGTCGCATCACTGTTCCGGGCCCGCGACATTGACGA is from Longimicrobiales bacterium and encodes:
- a CDS encoding NAD-dependent succinate-semialdehyde dehydrogenase produces the protein MISRNPATGEELAKFDELDDAQLEAKLALAQRAFHTHRHTSFAERAARMRAAADILEREKHQLGRTMTLEMGKPIAAAVAEAEKCAWVCRYYADHGEQFLADEPVDTGADRRSAIRYQPIGPVLAVMPWNFPFWQVFRFVAPGLMAGNVGLLKHASNVPQCALAIEDIVRRAGFDDGVFQTLLVGSDVVDRIIRDARVRAVTLTGSDRAGAAVARTAGESLKKTVLELGGSDPFIVMPGVDLVKTAEIAVTARTINNGQSCIAAKRFIIDDAVYDEFVPLFVERMRALQLGDPIDERTQIGPLATENIRDELAKQVADTVAAGARVLTGGTVPQRTGWFFEPTVLENIPEDSPAYRDELFGPVASLFRARDIDDAIRIANDTVFGLGSAAWTNDPGEQQRFMDELDAGMVFINGMVASDPRLPFGGVRRSGYGRELGRIGIREFVNVKSVVVNRGGGGGKATE